From the Methanobacterium sp. BAmetb5 genome, the window ATCGGATCACTTATGGTTGCTTTGGCTGCCAAACGATTCAACGTACCATTCTATGTAGCTGCACCCAAGAGTACCTTTGACTATGAAAACAGTATCTATGATATTGAAATCGAAGAACGCGATCCTGTGGAAGTATTGGGATTTGCCGGTTGTTTTGCAGCCCCCTTAACAACAGAAGTGAGAAATCCCTCCTTTGATGTTGTTCCCAGTGACCTTATAACCGGTATCATAACTGAAGATGGAATTTTAGAACCATTATAACATTAATCAAGGGATTCTCTTCTTCTTTTTTTTAATTTTAAAGATATAACTAACCATTAAAGATATTATGGTTTTAGATATTGGTTTTTAGAGATGAAATCAGTCAATTAAAAAAAAAGTGGTTTACTTTTAATTGATTTTAACATCAATTCCCACATGCCACACTCCCGGACTCCGGGATTTAACTTTACGCTTACCTAAAACTTCTATCTGGCGGGGGTAAGCTGCATTTTTCACTTTTTCTATGGGGTTGTCGAAATCACGGCTGAACTGGTAATAATGGAGGATTCCGCCCGGTTTTAAATGGTCCACTGCCACCGGGAGAAACTCACAGGCAGTACCCGGTAGATTCATAATAATCCGGTCGGCTTTTACATCCAAATCCTTTAAAACTTCGGCCACATCCCCCAGTAACGGGTTGATCTTGCCCTGTACCTTGTTTAGGAGAATATTCTCCTGGAGGTAATCTATGGCCGGGGGGTTGATGTCAATGGCGTGGATCTTCACATTCTTGAGTTTAGACCGGCGGGCGATGTTGATGGCAAAGGGACCCACCCCGGTGAACATATCAATGATCACCTCTCCATCCTGGACCTGGTCCCCCACGATCTTCCTTTCCGTGGCCAGACGGGGACTGAAATAAACCTTTTTCACGTCCAGCATTATTCTAGAATCGTGTTCCCGGTGGATGGTTTCGGAGACATCTTCACCAGCCAAGTGTTCCAGTTCCCGGGTGCGGACAACACCTTTAATAGCACTCTTCTTACGGTAAACTGACCTTCTCTTGGTGAACTTTAGAGCTGCATCTCCAATAAGATACTTTTCTTCTTCTAATTCAGGGGGAATCTCCAGGATCACCACATCCCCCATTATATCAAAGGATTTTTTAAATTCCTCCATTTTTTCAGAGGGTATTCTACCCTGGAGGTAGTCTTCAATGTTACGGGGCCTTTTTTTAAGTTCTTCAAAATCAGTCTCAACGATATTTTCCAGTTTAAGTCCCAGTTCTTTCAAAAAATCAGGGTCTGGTTTTTGAGTTAAGGGTAGATAAACGTTTTCTTCAAAACGTCTGATCTTCCAGTGGTGATCCAGAAATGATTTCTCCAGTA encodes:
- a CDS encoding class I SAM-dependent methyltransferase family protein; this encodes MIGLKVPKKEANRIRLILLEKSFLDHHWKIRRFEENVYLPLTQKPDPDFLKELGLKLENIVETDFEELKKRPRNIEDYLQGRIPSEKMEEFKKSFDIMGDVVILEIPPELEEEKYLIGDAALKFTKRRSVYRKKSAIKGVVRTRELEHLAGEDVSETIHREHDSRIMLDVKKVYFSPRLATERKIVGDQVQDGEVIIDMFTGVGPFAINIARRSKLKNVKIHAIDINPPAIDYLQENILLNKVQGKINPLLGDVAEVLKDLDVKADRIIMNLPGTACEFLPVAVDHLKPGGILHYYQFSRDFDNPIEKVKNAAYPRQIEVLGKRKVKSRSPGVWHVGIDVKIN